Below is a window of Podarcis muralis chromosome 5, rPodMur119.hap1.1, whole genome shotgun sequence DNA.
gcagcagcaacaaaaaactAGCAGCAACCTTTGGTTTTAAAGGCTGTCTCCCACATCATCACTTGAGAACACTATGGATAAATTGAAGATGGGGGAGTCACATCTTTTGGAAAGCAGCAAAATGaagttttgtatgtttttttaatCTCCTTGACTAAATAAAATGGGGATGACTCACTTGGTTGTGTACAGGCACTTGTTACTTGCCATATGTAAGCAAGTGAGAACTCAAGGCTGCCACGTCATGTGAACTGGCCTGGAGTGGCCTTGGTTAGATTGCTGCCTGTTAGCTTTAGTTCAAATAGAGTGCTCATATTCTAGTCtaataggggacacgggtggcgctgtgggtaaaagcctcagtgcctaggacttgccgatcgaaaggtcggcggttcgaatccccgcggcggggtgcgctcccatcgctcggtcccagcgcctgccaacctagcagttcgaaagcacccccgggtgcaagtagataaatagggactgcttactagcgggaaggtaaacggcgtttccgtgtgctgcactggctcgccagatgcagcttgtcacgctggccacgtgacccggaagtgtctgcggacagcgctggctcccggcctatagagtgagatgagtgcacaaccctagagtctggcaagactggcccgtacgggcaggggtacctttacctttaccttattctagTCTAATGCAGTCAGGTGACCTTGTCAGCCTAATTTCACTGTCAAGACTTTCTCTTGCTTTCTTCTGCATGGTTAATACTAGTTCTAGAACCtgcatttattttacttgtaCGTCAGTCTCATTCTTTTGAATGGATCTTTCATTTCAAGTAGATATACCTAACATCACAATCTTAGAATCAGTTTATTTGTATTTCCTTCTGGGtgtatttaaaaatgcatgtaaGCAGTGAGAAGATTGTTCTTGCAACATCATAAAGTTGTGTGGTTTTGACAAAGTCCTGGAATCCTGGATAATTGATTGGAGTTCTGCATGAGTCAGGACATACATTGTTGGGACTTAGAAGTGACAGTTGCAGATGGCTGCTTTTACCAAAAAGAGTTCAGTAGTGGTTTTAACCtgctattctctctcccccccacccctctaCAGAACATCATTACCTGCACCAATGTTCACTAGGAGTGATTTCAGTATCTGGAGTATcttaaaaaaatgcattggaCTGGTGAGTTACTGTCACATACTGATGTAGTTTACCTGGTGCTTTTGATAAAATTTGCATTGCTTAGTGAGGGCAAAGGTCAAGTTTGCAGATGCAAAATAGAAGTACCAGAACTGTTGTGGTACAATGCAGAAAGCAAAGAGTGAAATTGGCTTGTTCTGTTATCCATACTGAAgtacaaaaaatacataatattaTTACTGCTCTTTGTTCTGGTAATGAAGGCAGTGATAGTTTTGTAAATGAAATAGCAGCACTTTGACTCTTCTGGTCCTAATTGCTAAtttttcctcttttctctcttatTCCCcaccttttaaagtttttttttttaaagtttcaatCTTTTTCTTTAAATGATTTTTGTGACGATTTGGTAGGTAGTCCTGATACAAATTAAATCCTTAATGTATTGCTCCGTGTTAAGCACACATTTGAAATATTTCCTCAGACTATGCTTTCACATTACATTATTTATGTATCTGTGATTATAATTCCATATTTTGAAGATACTGGTCTGTTACTGTGGATCAGTCCCATGAATTGCCTGATGTAGACAATTACTCAGCACTGAGAGGCAGGCTAGCAGGTgatatttaacaataatatttcTTTTACCTTTTTGTGTTTTCTTGCCATTAGCACACATGACAAGACATCTGGGGCGTGAATGCTTATTGTGATAGTGCAAGCTTTCTAAATTTTGTTTTAACCACATTCTCTGTATATCTGCTGCTTTAGTAGGAGGCTGACAGTGATTTTTAGCTGATGTCTCATGCTCCATTATACACCATGCCTCTGCATTTTATCATAGTAGCTCAAGCCCTTGTTTCTTATTCATATTGTATGCATTTTCTCTTGTACTGTTTAGGAGCTGTCTAAGATAACCATGCCCATTGCCTTCAATGAACCCTTGAGCTTCCTCCAGCGGATAACAGAATATATGGAACATACATACCTCATTAATAAAGCATGCAGTCATTCAAACTCGGTAGAAAGAATGCAGGTAATGTTAGCTATCATGCAGCTTTGTCCTTCAAATTCTTTTTATCGTGCATTTaagatggctggctggctgcctatGTAGAGAGTTGTGGGGGCTTATAGGAAGCAAGCTTATATGAATGTCCTAATAAGTTGCTTATTTGAGTGTTTAGCAATTTGCAGTAAGTATCATGAAAAGGTTTTATGTTCAGGTCACTCAACCATTGCAGAAGCAGCACCCTTTCAAAATTATTGTAAATCTGTCACAAACTGAGCTAAATGGCAGAATACCAGATCCCAGAGGtaacagtatagaaattaaaatcCCTGAAAGGATCTTGTTGCTTTATTAAACCCCAACAATTTTAGCACTCATAATTTAGACATGACTGTCCTCACAACACTAAAAACTCTTACCAATATAGATTTCAGGGAGGTTAAATGCACCTAATTCATGGTGACGCCAGGTGATGGACCAGTTGGTGGCCCCATCCACTTGTCAAATAGCCTCTTGGCACTTGGGGAAGCAAAAGGTCCAGCTGGAAGAGGTTCCTCTCCTGTGGCTTAGAGAGAAGATTGCATCTCCAGAAGCAATTGGCCGTTTTTGTTTAGGGAACATTTAAGCACCATTTGAGAATAGTAAAGGAAAAGTTATTACAGCATATAAAAATCATAACTGCCCCTTTGGGATTGCCTTTTGTTTTACATTAAGATTCCTTACCACTATGCTTTTTGCAGGCTGTTGCTGCTTTTGCAGTTTCTGCTGTAGCCTCTCAGTGGGAGAGAACTGGCAAACCCTTTAACCCTCTTCTTGGAGAAACATACGAATTAATCAGGTGAGAATACCAACTTTGTCAGAGTTTTGTTTTCCCCTTGAGATATACACATTCCAACTGGCTTGAACAAAATGGGTTTTTCTAGGAGTGTAAAGTCTGCTTGATCTTTGTTAATGTAAACTATTTCAAACGTTAGCCAAAAATCTCTGATCTGTATCAGATATGCTGTTCGACCAGCCGTCTAATTGTTTagaaattgtgcaaaatatggtTGAATGTTTAGAAGATTTTCTTGAGGCATAAAGAGGGTGCTCAGGAGGGCCCCAGACTATTGGGGCTGCTTATGAACTACACCATAATCTCCTACTGGAATCTTTACGGTTCTTTAAGGTCATTTCTGTATGGGCTCTGGAGTGGGGGATTTTTGAAATCCCAGTCCCTGTGTTGACTACACACAGGCTTCTCTAGCACTACATTGTTTAGCTGATGGTGTGGATAAACATGGATGAAGGGTGTAGAAAACCAGGTGAAAGGGGTTGTATCCATTGTTGTGTTCCACACATTGGTGGTGGGGGCTAGAGATAAGGTAGAAAGTCCTATTGCTCAAGCAAAAATCCTTGCatgtgccaactcctaggggcaaaGGCAGTTTTGGAGCCCCATATGTTTTTAGAGGGGGGCTGGCCCCCTGAATGTTCAGAGGGCATTCGGCTCTTCAGGATGTCAGGACGTCACGCCGGGCCCACTCGGTGAACTCTGATTGGCAGGGTGCAATACCACCCAAAATATTTGCGTGTGTATGTGATAGTactttgtgtgtgttgttttataTTCAAGTGCCAAACCAAGAATGCCATAAATTCCCATGTAGACATGTTCTTGTTGTATTAATGGTATTATATAGTTTGCTGGTGATGATATTGGTACTTAATACTCAAGTATCTACCTCACAGTCACAGTGCTTTAAAAGGTTTATCTACTAATAAGTAACATGGGTAGTGGGGCAGAGTTATTTCCAGCTGTTGTAGGGGAGAGCAGTTGAATTGTACAGCAGTAATTCAGAACTGGTATTCTGTCTCATTTATACTGATCattgccttttcttctttgtAGGGAGGATTTAGGATTTAGGTTTATTTCTGAACAGGTCAGTCATCACCCACCTATCAGTGCTTTTTATTCAGAAGGCTTAAACCAAGACTTCATTTTTCATGGATCAATTTACCCTAAACTGAAGTTCTGGGGGAAGAGTGTAGAAGCAGAGCCACGGGGAACAATAACATTGGAACTCCTAAAGTATGTATATATACTTGTTACCTATGTATGACCTCCAAACTGTCTCATGTAAATGCATAGTGTATTGTGATCTTTCTCTGGTTTGCATGGCCTGTGTGTAGTTGAGCTTAGGTAATTTGAGGGGTTTTTTGCAGTGTACTAGGAGATGAAACACAGATACATAAATTACAGTGTGTGAATTGGTTGAGACTTCTGCAGATGATGACACAATCACATGACTTCAACATTTGGGCCTCATTCCCTACCCCTCAACCCTTAGGCAGTTGGCATTTACTGAAACAAAAAAAGTGAATTCTTCTGCTTCTTAAACTGTTATGAGCTATGTGATCAAGAGCTCTGCTGTATTATGGATGATACAAAGTTATCGCTGTCCTGGACTTGGATAACAACTGGTTCAAAATAGGCATCAATTGATTTAACAGTTTGGTGGTTTGCTTTGTTGAATATCAGTAAGAAAATACAAAGGACAAACAGATAAGTCTGAGCACTGCTGGGATACAAAAGATAATAAAATACTGAGATGTTTGACATACATGGAAAACAGAATTTAGAAATGATATTTTATGTAATAGCTAAAGTCAAAATAGAAAATATAGACTAGCTTAAGAGCCAAACAGCAAGTATTTCTGTACAGAAATCTATTTGTCTCAAGAGCACATTTTACAGTTTAAGCATTCAATACTCAGATTTAAACCTTCACATGCTACCTGTATGTTGTTGCTGAAATCAATAttccagccatctctctctctctctctctctctctctctctctctctctctctctcacacacacacacacacacacacacacacacacacacacacactgtgtgagagagagagagttcaggcTCTCCTAGTCCAGGAATTATTGAAGCTATTGCACCAGGCATAGCTAATAAAAGTTGCTTCTAgtcactgaggctacctgggccTCCAGTGACAAAGCTGCAACCAAAAGCACCCCTGCCCAGGGCAGGCAATTTGCCAGTTTATCAGAATGAAGTTGTTGCACCATTTTGGAGGCATATTCCTCAGTATCAAAGGTCCACACTGCACATACACGCAAATGCGTGTAACAGTAGCCCATGAGTCCATCTTAGATTACAAAAAAGTGCTTCCAGTGAAGGGACTAGGAAGTGATGAGGGGGTGGTTAACCCTTTCCTCATTCCATACTGTCCCCTCAATGCATCACACAGTTTTAAATTAACATGCATTTCAGAACCCAGGAGCGTAAATCTTGCAGGTGGAGATATTGAAAATGGGAAAGGCATGGGAGGAAagaattaagaattctttctccttGCCACCTACCTGCTCTTGATTGTCCTCACAAGTAGTGATGTCTGTCATCTAAATGGGTATCTAAACTGCTGTTATGTGCATAATATGTAACTTGGTGTAAAATTATGAGATCTTGAATTCAATTACTGCATGTTTAGAGGTGAAATTGCATGTTGATTACATTTAACACGCTTCAAGAGCTTTTAGTACtagaaaagagagagatttgACAGAAGTGCAAGACACCGGCGATAAACACCTTAGCAGAAATAATCATTTCTGTCTGCTGATTTAACTCAAGCTTCTTTTAGCAAGGGCTCTCAGCAGATACTACCCACATATTCAGATTATTAAGGAACTTCAAACAAGCCTCTTTTCTTTCATTCAATTGCTTATTCGCCTTCCATCTGTTCAGAACATTGCACAATTACAATGACTGAGGGTGAACATTGCAGAGACCGCTACAAAAACAGGAGCTGTTCATTGGAAAATGATCTGGAGCACTTGGATTCTCTTTTCAGATTCTCTGCTTTTAGTGTCCCTGGTATCTGATTagcctttcttctctcccccacagACATAATGAAGCTTACACATGGACTAATCCTACTTGCTGTGTACATAATGTAATTATTGGCCATCTCTGGATAGAACAGTATGGAACAGTAGAAATTATAAATCACAGgtatcctttatttattttatttcatttgtattcCCAGCTCTTTACCTTCTCGGAACTCAATTTTTGCCACTATGTGTCATTTAAAAACTGGAAAGTggaacagagtacagtggtacctcgggttacatacgcttcaggttacaaactccactaacccagaaatagtgcttcaggttaagaactttgcttcaggatgagaacagaaatcgtgctgcagcggtgcggcagcagcaggaggccccattagctaaagtggtgcttcaggttaagaacagtttcaggttaagaacggacctccggaacgaattaagttcttaacccgaggtaccactgtactcctatcTTACAGTATGTATAGATTcatgaattaaaataaaatacttctagctccagggacgcgggtggcgctgtgggtaaaagcctcagcacctagggcttgccgatcgaaaggtcggcggttcgaatccccgcggcggggtgcgctcccgttgctcggtcccagcgcctgccaacctagcagttcgaaagcacccccgggtgcaagtagataaatagggaccgcttactggcgggaaggtaaacggcgtttccgtgtgctgcgctggctcgccagatgcagcttgtgacactggccacgtgacccggaagtgtctccggacagcgctggcccccggcctcttaagtgagatgggcgcacaaccccagagtctgtcaagactggcccgtacgggcaggggtacctttaccttttacctttacttctagCTCCATTAAGTGGCACAATTGTAATGAAGTGCAGTTTTCTTCTGGTCACTTGGGGAGCAGTTAAGTGATAATGATTTGAATGGTTGTGCACTATTATCTCCTTTGTGTTTGGTAGAGATGTTCCTGTGTTTGAAAGATTTGTTGCTAATTTGGAGGTCGGTGTATGTGATCTGCTTCTGCTGGAATTTTTTTTCTGAGCATTACCTCCTTGACAATTTCGCCTGTATGGATTTTTATGTGGGGTCCAACCTCTCAAGCAAATATTTTTTGGCCCCCATGATGCCACTGACTTTTGCAGCAGtgggtaaaaaaattaaaattaacctAGCACTGGGAAGGGTGGAGCCCAGTGCCCTAATGAGGAAGCAGATCATCCCCTATACCATTGTCAGATGGACCATTTGATGAGCCGAAAGGACCTTGCATTCCTTGGCTAATGTGCATGGATCTTCCGAGGAGCAGCTTGTGGTGTTGGTGTGTCCAGTATgtaggtgtgtgagagagagtggggTGACCACACCCACCGCTGGGATGCAGCCCCCAGAGAGTTGGCCAAAGGAGAATGTGGCTCCCAGACCCAGTTATAAGCTTCCTGTCTTTCATAAAGAAGCCTGAAAGTTTGGTGCACTCTTCTTTGCTTATATTTCCCTTTTAATAGCTCTTGTACCAAACCTTCAGACAATGACTTAAATGTCATGGAGTTGAAATTCATGCCCAGGGGGAGCAATGGAGATCTGTTGCCATTTTTCACAAGACAGCAGCCACAATCCCTCTTGTACATGCATACCTTTCCatccttcccctttcctttttactTGTACGGCATCACATTGTATCTTAAACCTGTTGTTGAAACTCTGCATGTAGTGATCCCAACACAGTGACTACCGAAATCGTGCTGGTGTCAGGCAGAAGGCTTTTACAAGAACTTTGTGAGGATTCAACACCAAGGAATTAATCTGTTAACTacactttgttttccttttgcagtACTGGAGATAAATGCATCCTTAACTTTAAACCATGCGGTCTGTTTGGGAAAGAGCTTCACAGAATAGAGGGCTACATTCAGGACAAAAAGTAAGTCTACGTGCTTGTTTACGTGTTCAGGGATTGAGCTCAGTTGCCCTACTCTAGTTTGAGCTCGGCTAGAGGAAAATTTGAGAGGGAGTATGCAGACATACCTGGCCACAGAAGCTGATGTAAATCAAGCTTCTGTAATAAACATTTGTTTGAAGAATGTGTTACTGACATCCTGGGTGGAAAATGTAAATATAAGGTTGCTTAGTAAACCTGCAATAttcccttcccttattttattttaccagaAGATATAATCTTAGAGTGGAAGTTCAAGTTGAACTCTACAAAAAACACACCCTCGTATTGCTCTCTTTCCCCTGCAATTGTTTTGATCACTTCCTGTGTCCTGGTGGTGTCATATTGTtcatttccaccccccaccccccatttgttGCCTTCTGATGGTGGGAAGGATAAATACACTTTTTGATGATATTGAGATGCAAGTGACTCATCTTCCATGTTACAGAGGAGCAACAGTGAGCTCAATAGGGTGTCATTTTTAGCAGCAGCTCCTTGCTGAGAGTAACATGCAGTTCTGCTCATAGTTTGGTCTGAACTAAATACAGTCTGGGCTTTAGTTATGTTCAgtgttattatttttcaaaataaacagTAAGAAGAAACTTGCAGTGATCTATGGCAAATGGACAGAATGTTTGTGGTGTGTCGATCCTTCCACTTACGAAAACTACAAGAAGAACGAGAGGAGAGGTGGTGACCAGAGGAAACCAAAGCCGGTAATGTTTGTTGATGTTGTGATGGCAGGAGGAGGACTTAAACTCTTAAACTTAAACTCTTCTACTTAAATGAGGTGTTCCtcaaaaaggaaacattggaaggAACCAAACTGATGCAGTATTAGGTGGACTGAGTAAAGCATATACTTGATTATCTTTGTGACAAGGGTCCAGATCTTCCAAATTATAGTGTTTTGTGAACTCCCACAGACTTCAGTATCTGCCTGGAAGGAGCATTAGGAGAAGCTGCTGTCCAAGTTTTATCACATCTTATCGTCTTCACATTAGATTGTTAAAAATGAGAATGCTACTGATGCGTTGGGGTTTTTTAGCTGTAAAGCTGTAAATTGAGGCTATGCTGTTCTGCGACATTTTCTGTTTGGGCATATAA
It encodes the following:
- the OSBPL2 gene encoding oxysterol-binding protein-related protein 2, translating into MNSEEEFYDAVTGFDSDNSSGEFSEAIHKVDVDAHQSNRTGRHNGDGPVQENGIKKHRTSLPAPMFTRSDFSIWSILKKCIGLELSKITMPIAFNEPLSFLQRITEYMEHTYLINKACSHSNSVERMQAVAAFAVSAVASQWERTGKPFNPLLGETYELIREDLGFRFISEQVSHHPPISAFYSEGLNQDFIFHGSIYPKLKFWGKSVEAEPRGTITLELLKHNEAYTWTNPTCCVHNVIIGHLWIEQYGTVEIINHSTGDKCILNFKPCGLFGKELHRIEGYIQDKNKKKLAVIYGKWTECLWCVDPSTYENYKKNERRGGDQRKPKPSDDPDNDEADDMPEIQETVQVVPGSKLLWRISTRPPNSSQMYNFTNFAVSLNELEKGMEEVLAPTDCRLRPDIRHMESGEIDLASKEKERLEEKQRAARKERAKDEAEWRTRWFYQGTNPYLGTPDWLYSGGYFDRNFFDCPDIY